From a single Staphylococcus epidermidis genomic region:
- the cntL gene encoding staphylopine biosynthesis enzyme CntL produces MNEHTKIENQLQYYLEQFTYLHQLVLEDSRHIVDLENLIDEYSQWILQPLAEHHYLTWNDLETKISFTKKLQEVSAKCVKQVEVIRAQRLLNGRASTSGYFENIEHCINEEFGRWQIGQNDKLLLIGSGAYPMTLIQVAKETGAAVIGIDIDSEAVDLGQRVVNVLAPNEDIVISNQTVDQLEDIQSVTHIIFSSTIPIKYDILNELYTLTNDEVVVAMRYGDDMKALFNYPSQATDETQWRCEELQTRPKQIFDIALYRKVASKVGVEHV; encoded by the coding sequence ATGAATGAGCATACAAAAATAGAGAACCAATTACAATATTATTTAGAACAATTTACGTACTTACATCAACTCGTTTTGGAAGATAGTCGGCATATTGTTGATTTAGAAAATTTGATTGATGAATACAGTCAATGGATACTTCAACCTTTGGCAGAGCATCATTATTTAACATGGAATGATTTAGAAACAAAAATAAGCTTTACCAAGAAGCTTCAAGAGGTATCAGCAAAGTGTGTGAAACAGGTAGAAGTCATTCGAGCACAACGTTTGTTGAATGGTAGGGCCTCCACGTCAGGTTATTTCGAAAATATAGAGCATTGTATTAATGAAGAATTCGGAAGATGGCAAATTGGACAAAATGACAAGTTGTTACTGATTGGGTCGGGTGCATATCCTATGACATTAATTCAAGTTGCTAAAGAAACTGGCGCTGCGGTCATTGGTATAGATATAGATTCGGAAGCAGTTGATTTAGGGCAACGTGTCGTCAATGTACTAGCTCCAAATGAAGATATCGTTATTAGTAATCAAACAGTTGATCAATTAGAAGACATCCAATCTGTGACTCATATTATTTTCAGTTCGACGATACCTATCAAATATGACATTTTGAATGAACTTTACACATTGACGAATGATGAAGTTGTTGTAGCTATGCGATACGGTGATGATATGAAAGCATTGTTTAATTATCCATCTCAAGCAACTGACGAAACACAATGGCGATGTGAAGAACTACAAACACGACCGAAGCAGATTTTTGATATTGCACTTTATCGTAAAGTGGCATCAAAAGTTGGTGTTGAACATGTCTAA
- the cntM gene encoding staphylopine biosynthesis dehydrogenase, which produces MSKILMVGSGPVAIQLARLCNLHGEHMVDMVSRVHASTKSKRVFDAYHRDGFFSVMTQNDAHQCFSGKFTVRHFFKDVKDITQYYDVVILACTADAYRPILQQLSKSTLKRIKQIILVSPTLGSHMLVKQILTDVHCEGEVISFSTYLGDTRIFDKAQPHCVLTTRVKSKLFVGSTHSQSITLYKLKSLFDYLNIELTTMDTPLHAEIHNSSLYVHPPLFMNQFSLKAVFEGTKVPVYVYKLFPEGPITMTLIHEMRLMWQEMMMILKKLKVPSVNLLKFMVKENYPIRDETMREVDIESFENLSAIHQEYLLYVRYTAILIDPFSNPDDQGAYFDFSAVPYKHVDTDEQGVIHIPRMPSEDYYRTLMIQAIGRALNVATPMIDTLLLRYETTVKQYCDTHLHQQLSKQFELHHFKQDLALVTNYLTFYK; this is translated from the coding sequence ATGTCTAAAATATTAATGGTTGGTAGTGGACCGGTCGCTATTCAACTTGCTCGACTATGTAACTTACATGGGGAACATATGGTTGATATGGTGAGTCGCGTTCATGCATCAACCAAATCTAAGAGAGTCTTTGATGCGTATCATCGTGACGGCTTTTTTTCAGTAATGACTCAAAATGATGCACATCAGTGTTTTTCAGGTAAGTTTACGGTTAGACATTTTTTTAAAGATGTTAAAGACATTACACAATATTATGACGTGGTGATTTTAGCATGTACTGCTGATGCGTATCGACCGATATTACAGCAATTATCTAAGTCCACATTAAAACGTATTAAACAAATTATCTTGGTCTCGCCAACATTAGGATCACATATGCTTGTTAAGCAAATACTAACAGATGTTCATTGTGAAGGTGAAGTGATTTCGTTTTCCACTTATCTAGGCGATACCCGAATATTTGATAAAGCACAACCGCATTGTGTCCTAACTACACGAGTTAAATCAAAATTATTCGTAGGTTCGACTCATTCTCAGTCTATTACGTTGTATAAGCTTAAGTCTTTATTCGACTATTTGAATATAGAATTAACAACGATGGACACACCGCTACATGCGGAGATACATAATAGTTCACTTTATGTACACCCACCATTGTTTATGAATCAATTTTCATTAAAGGCGGTATTTGAAGGGACGAAAGTGCCAGTATACGTATATAAGCTATTTCCAGAGGGTCCAATTACAATGACCTTAATACATGAAATGCGATTAATGTGGCAAGAAATGATGATGATATTAAAAAAATTAAAGGTACCCTCGGTCAATCTCCTGAAGTTTATGGTGAAAGAAAATTACCCTATACGTGATGAGACCATGCGCGAAGTTGATATTGAAAGCTTTGAAAATTTATCAGCTATTCATCAAGAGTATCTACTTTATGTGCGATATACAGCAATTTTAATCGATCCATTTTCTAATCCGGACGATCAAGGTGCATATTTTGATTTTTCTGCCGTACCATACAAACATGTTGATACTGATGAACAAGGAGTTATACATATACCACGCATGCCGAGTGAAGATTATTATCGTACTTTGATGATTCAAGCAATTGGAAGAGCATTAAACGTTGCAACACCGATGATTGACACATTGTTATTACGTTATGAAACTACCGTTAAACAATACTGTGATACACATTTACATCAACAACTATCAAAGCAATTCGAATTACATCATTTTAAACAGGATTTAGCGTTAGTGACGAACTACTTAACTTTTTATAAATAA
- the cntA gene encoding staphylopine-dependent metal ABC transporter substrate-binding lipoprotein CntA, translating into MNKLTKLSTVIFVSGIILAGCGSNKELTEKKENKVLSYTTVKDIGDMNPHVYGGSMSAESMIYEPLVRNTKDGIKPLLAKKWDISPDGKTYTFYLRDDVSFHDGTKFDADAVKKNIDAVQQNKKLHSWLKLSTLIDDVKVKDKYTVQLHLKEAYQPALAELAMPRPYVFVSPKDFKHGTTKDGVKSFDGTGPFKMGEHKKDISAEFNKNNQYWGEKAKLNKVEAKVKPAGETAFLSMKKGETNFAYTDDRGTDSLDKDSLKQLKETGSYQVKRSQAMNTKMLVVNSGKKDSAVSDKAVRQALGHMVNRDKIAQDILNKQEKPATQLFAKNVTDINFNLPTRTYDKKKAQALLDKAGWVLSKDRQVRQKEGKDLNLKLYYDKGSSSQKEQAEFLEAEFKKLGVQLDINGETSDKVAERRSSGDYDLMFNQTWGLLYDPQSTLAAFKTKTGYESATLGIKNKSQLYKDIDEAFKIQDAKERSKAYQQILKQVDDEGVFIPITHGRMTVVAPKDLQKLSFTQSQYELPFNEMQYK; encoded by the coding sequence ATGAATAAACTCACAAAACTAAGTACAGTCATTTTTGTATCTGGGATTATTTTAGCCGGTTGTGGAAGTAACAAAGAACTAACAGAGAAAAAAGAGAATAAAGTATTATCATATACAACTGTCAAAGATATTGGAGATATGAATCCCCATGTTTATGGAGGTTCAATGTCCGCAGAGAGTATGATTTATGAGCCGTTAGTTCGCAATACCAAGGATGGTATTAAGCCATTATTAGCGAAAAAATGGGACATTTCACCTGATGGTAAAACATATACGTTTTATTTAAGGGACGATGTATCTTTTCATGATGGTACGAAATTTGATGCAGACGCAGTGAAGAAAAACATCGATGCAGTACAACAAAATAAGAAACTACATTCATGGTTAAAACTTTCAACACTGATTGATGATGTCAAAGTTAAGGATAAGTATACGGTACAACTACATTTGAAGGAAGCTTATCAACCTGCGTTAGCAGAACTAGCTATGCCACGACCATACGTTTTTGTATCGCCTAAAGATTTTAAACACGGTACAACCAAAGATGGTGTGAAATCATTTGACGGTACAGGACCATTTAAAATGGGTGAACACAAAAAAGATATATCTGCAGAATTTAATAAAAATAATCAATATTGGGGAGAAAAGGCAAAGTTAAATAAAGTAGAAGCAAAAGTTAAACCTGCTGGAGAAACAGCATTTTTATCAATGAAAAAAGGAGAAACCAACTTTGCTTATACAGATGATAGAGGTACAGACAGCTTAGATAAAGATAGTTTAAAACAATTAAAAGAAACCGGAAGCTATCAAGTAAAACGTAGCCAAGCCATGAATACAAAAATGCTTGTTGTTAATTCTGGTAAGAAAGATAGTGCAGTCAGTGATAAAGCAGTCAGACAAGCATTAGGTCACATGGTAAATAGAGATAAAATAGCTCAAGATATTTTAAACAAGCAAGAAAAGCCAGCCACACAACTATTTGCTAAAAATGTGACAGATATAAACTTTAATTTACCAACAAGAACATATGATAAGAAAAAAGCACAAGCGTTATTAGATAAGGCCGGATGGGTGCTTTCAAAAGATCGACAAGTTCGTCAAAAAGAGGGCAAAGATTTGAATCTTAAGTTGTATTATGACAAAGGCTCTTCCAGTCAAAAAGAACAAGCTGAATTCTTAGAGGCAGAATTTAAGAAGTTAGGTGTACAACTAGATATAAACGGAGAAACGTCAGATAAAGTAGCTGAACGTCGTAGTTCTGGTGATTACGATCTAATGTTTAATCAAACATGGGGGCTATTATATGATCCTCAGAGTACATTAGCAGCATTTAAGACGAAAACGGGATATGAAAGTGCAACATTAGGTATTAAGAATAAGTCACAACTGTACAAAGATATTGATGAGGCGTTCAAAATTCAAGATGCAAAGGAACGTTCAAAAGCGTATCAGCAAATTTTGAAACAAGTTGACGATGAAGGTGTCTTTATTCCAATTACTCACGGGAGAATGACTGTTGTTGCACCTAAAGATTTACAAAAATTATCCTTTACACAATCACAATATGAGCTTCCATTTAATGAAATGCAATATAAATAA
- the opp1B gene encoding nickel/cobalt ABC transporter permease, whose translation MVKFIMKRLTLMIPLLIVVTFMTFMMTYLTNEDPAVTILHAQGTPNITQDLIAETKEKYGLNQPIFTQYKNWLVDALQFKFGTSYITGDPVSERMGPAFMNTLKLTLISSVVVMITSVVLGIVSALTSGRFTDRAIRSIAFLLTALPSYWVASILIIYVSVKLNLLPTSGLTGPESYILPVFVITITYTGIYFRNVRRSMLEQLNEDYVLYLKASGVPRLTMLLHVLRNALQVAISIFCMSIPMIMGGLVVIENVFAWPGLGPLSIKAITEHDFPVIQAYVLIVAVLFILFNTLADIINAILNPRLREAMK comes from the coding sequence ATGGTTAAATTTATTATGAAACGTCTTACTCTCATGATTCCATTATTGATTGTAGTGACTTTTATGACTTTCATGATGACCTATCTCACGAACGAAGATCCAGCCGTAACAATTTTACATGCCCAAGGAACGCCTAATATAACGCAAGATTTAATAGCTGAAACTAAAGAAAAATATGGATTAAATCAACCGATATTCACGCAATATAAAAATTGGCTTGTTGATGCCTTGCAGTTTAAATTTGGAACGAGTTATATCACAGGGGATCCAGTATCTGAGCGTATGGGGCCAGCGTTTATGAATACATTAAAACTCACTTTGATTTCCAGTGTTGTGGTAATGATAACGTCTGTTGTACTAGGCATAGTGAGTGCTTTGACTAGTGGTAGATTTACAGATCGTGCTATACGTTCAATAGCTTTTCTACTAACAGCTCTGCCCTCATATTGGGTAGCTTCAATATTAATTATTTATGTATCTGTAAAACTCAATTTATTACCAACCTCAGGACTCACTGGTCCAGAAAGTTATATTCTTCCAGTCTTTGTTATTACGATTACCTATACAGGAATTTATTTTAGAAATGTCCGACGATCTATGCTTGAACAATTAAATGAAGATTATGTTTTGTATTTAAAAGCTAGTGGTGTACCTCGTCTGACAATGTTGCTGCATGTATTACGTAATGCATTACAGGTAGCCATATCTATTTTTTGTATGTCGATACCAATGATTATGGGAGGTCTAGTCGTTATTGAAAATGTATTTGCGTGGCCGGGTTTAGGACCATTAAGTATTAAAGCGATTACTGAACATGATTTTCCAGTAATTCAAGCATACGTGCTCATTGTCGCGGTGTTGTTTATTCTTTTTAATACACTTGCAGACATCATTAATGCAATATTAAATCCGCGTTTAAGGGAGGCAATGAAATGA
- the cntC gene encoding staphylopine uptake ABC transporter permease subunit CntC, which translates to MIVLRRLFQDRGAIFAIAIITIYVVLGVLAPLITFYEPNHIDTANKFAGISWSHWLGTDHLGRDVLTRIIYAIRPSLLYVFVALIISVVIGAILGFISGYFPGYIDAIIMRICDVMLAFPSYVVTLALITLFGMGVENIIIAFILTRWAWFCRVIRTSVMQYIEADHVKFAKVIGMNDLTIIRKHILPLTFTDIAIIASSSMCSMILQMSGFSFLGLGVKAPTAEWGMMLNEARKVMFTHPGMMMTTGVAIVIIVMAFNFLSDALQMAIDPRMSAKEKRLALKKGVKARDTA; encoded by the coding sequence ATGATTGTGTTACGTCGTCTATTTCAAGATAGAGGTGCCATATTTGCTATAGCTATTATTACAATCTACGTAGTGCTTGGAGTTTTAGCTCCTTTAATTACATTCTATGAACCGAATCACATTGATACAGCAAATAAATTTGCTGGTATAAGTTGGTCTCACTGGTTGGGAACAGACCATTTAGGTCGAGATGTATTAACACGGATAATATACGCCATAAGACCTAGTTTGTTATATGTATTTGTCGCATTGATTATTTCCGTTGTGATAGGAGCGATACTTGGGTTTATTTCAGGTTATTTCCCAGGTTATATCGATGCAATAATTATGCGTATATGCGATGTGATGTTAGCTTTTCCAAGCTATGTGGTCACATTGGCATTGATTACGTTGTTTGGCATGGGTGTAGAAAATATTATTATTGCATTTATATTGACTCGATGGGCGTGGTTTTGTCGCGTGATTCGAACCAGTGTAATGCAATATATTGAAGCTGATCATGTAAAATTTGCCAAAGTAATTGGTATGAATGATTTAACAATCATTCGCAAACATATTTTGCCACTAACCTTTACTGACATAGCGATTATTGCTAGTAGTTCGATGTGTTCAATGATATTACAAATGTCAGGATTCTCATTCCTTGGATTAGGTGTTAAGGCACCTACAGCCGAATGGGGGATGATGCTTAATGAAGCACGAAAAGTAATGTTCACACATCCTGGAATGATGATGACAACAGGTGTGGCTATCGTCATAATTGTGATGGCGTTTAACTTTTTATCAGATGCTTTACAAATGGCGATTGATCCTCGTATGTCCGCTAAAGAAAAACGACTGGCTCTGAAGAAAGGTGTGAAAGCACGTGACACTGCTTAA
- the cntD gene encoding staphylopine uptake ABC transporter ATP-binding protein CntD → MTLLKVAHLGIKDTWSDETLVDNVNFTVQCGETLGIIGESGSGKSITCKALIGLNAQRLSVSGDIFFEHQNLNTITEKQLRKIRGKDIAMIMQQGTRAFDPSTKVGKQMIETLRAHTTLSKQQIKQELIHYMTYMKLKDPQSLLKAYPYMLSGGMLQRMMIALALALKPKLIIADEPTTALDTITQYEVINAFKDIKHHFDCAMIFISHDLTVINKIADRVVVMREGRVIEEGRTNMVLQQPRHHYTAYLLSTKKTIYDYFQFVLRGDFNA, encoded by the coding sequence GTGACACTGCTTAAAGTAGCACATTTAGGAATTAAGGACACATGGTCAGATGAGACGCTCGTTGATAACGTGAATTTCACAGTTCAATGTGGAGAAACATTAGGTATTATTGGAGAAAGTGGAAGCGGAAAATCGATTACTTGTAAGGCATTAATAGGTTTAAACGCTCAACGTTTATCTGTAAGCGGAGATATCTTTTTTGAACATCAAAATTTAAATACAATAACTGAAAAGCAACTACGCAAAATTCGTGGTAAAGATATTGCGATGATTATGCAACAAGGAACACGGGCATTTGATCCTTCAACTAAAGTGGGAAAGCAAATGATTGAAACTTTGCGTGCACATACGACATTATCAAAGCAACAAATAAAACAAGAACTTATTCATTATATGACGTATATGAAGTTGAAAGATCCTCAGTCATTATTAAAAGCATATCCCTACATGTTGTCAGGTGGGATGCTTCAACGTATGATGATTGCACTAGCATTAGCATTGAAACCTAAATTGATCATTGCTGATGAGCCGACCACAGCATTAGATACCATCACACAATATGAAGTTATCAATGCTTTTAAAGATATAAAACATCATTTTGATTGCGCCATGATTTTTATATCTCATGACCTCACAGTGATTAATAAAATTGCAGACCGTGTTGTAGTTATGAGAGAAGGTCGTGTGATAGAAGAAGGTCGAACAAATATGGTATTACAACAACCTCGTCATCACTATACAGCTTATTTATTATCAACTAAAAAGACAATTTATGATTATTTTCAGTTTGTGCTGAGGGGTGATTTCAATGCTTAA
- a CDS encoding ABC transporter ATP-binding protein translates to MLKVQNVIKFYGKKSMFRDKRIPVVKGVSFDCPTGASVAIIGESGSGKSTLSRMILGLEKPDQGQVTLDGQPVHLKKVRRHRIAAVFQDYTSSLHPFHTVKDILFEVMNQCRCTSKENMEEYVTVLLREVGLKSDCLYCYPHMLSGGEAQRVAIARAICMQPDYILFDEAISSLDMSMQTQILDLLKRLRHSHQLSYIFITHDIQAATYICDDLLIFKNGCIEARTSISELHRQQNGYTRELIDKQLSI, encoded by the coding sequence ATGCTTAAGGTTCAAAATGTTATTAAATTTTATGGAAAAAAATCAATGTTTCGTGATAAACGTATTCCTGTAGTTAAAGGCGTGTCATTTGATTGTCCCACTGGTGCATCAGTAGCAATTATTGGTGAAAGTGGAAGTGGAAAGTCTACGTTGAGTCGTATGATTTTAGGACTAGAAAAACCAGATCAAGGACAAGTGACTTTGGACGGTCAGCCTGTTCATTTAAAAAAAGTGAGACGTCATCGAATTGCTGCGGTTTTTCAAGACTATACTTCTTCTTTGCATCCTTTTCATACTGTCAAAGATATTTTGTTTGAAGTAATGAATCAATGTCGATGTACATCGAAGGAGAATATGGAAGAGTATGTAACAGTGTTACTACGTGAAGTAGGGTTAAAATCTGATTGTTTGTATTGTTATCCACATATGCTTTCAGGTGGAGAAGCACAGCGTGTAGCTATTGCACGTGCGATATGTATGCAACCAGATTATATATTATTTGATGAGGCGATTAGTTCATTAGATATGTCTATGCAAACACAAATATTAGATTTATTGAAAAGGTTACGTCACTCACACCAGCTGAGTTATATCTTTATTACTCATGATATACAAGCTGCGACATATATATGTGATGACTTGCTTATTTTTAAAAATGGTTGTATCGAAGCTAGGACATCTATAAGTGAATTGCATAGGCAACAAAATGGTTATACAAGAGAACTGATTGATAAACAACTATCAATCTAA